AAGTGGCCGCCGTCCTTTTATTTTTGGCGCTCGCTTCGCCGCATGTCAAGCTGAGCAACTGGACGCCGTTCATGCCGCTTGGTTTTTCCGGCGTGACCTCCGGCGCTGCGCTGGTGTTTTTTGCCTATCTCGGCTTTGACGCGGTCTCCACTTCGGCCGAAGAATGCAAAAACCCGCAGCGCGACTTACCGCTTGGTCTGATCGGTTCCTTGCTTGCCTGCACCGCACTTTACATCCTGGTATCCGGCGTTTTGACCGGCGTCGTTCCCTATCAGGAACTCGACACGGCAGAACCGGTCGCCTATGCTTTGAAAGCTTTGGGCTATCGAATGGGTTCGGCACTCGTGGCCATCGGTGCAATCACCGGCATCACATCCGTTCTGCTCGCCACCCTGTACGGTCAATCGCGCATCTTCTTCGCGATGTCGCGCGACGGTCTGATTCCGCCCGCCATCTGCAAGATTCATCCCCGTTACGGCACGCCGTACATCATCACCTGGCTGACCGGCTTTCTGGTCGCCATTGCCGCCAGCCTGTTTCCGATCGACGAAGTGGCTGAACTCGCCAATATCGGTACGTTCTTCGCTTTCGTTACCACCTCGCTCGGCGTTTTGGTTCTGCGTAAGACGAAGCCTGACCTACACCGTCCCTTTAAATGTCCGGCAGTCTACCTTGTCGCGCCGATCGCAGTCCTGCTGTGCGGCTATCTATCGCTCCAATTGCCGGCCGTCACCTGGTGGCGTTTTTTAGTCTGGTCACTGCTTGGCCTTGTCTTCTATCTTACTTACGGCATCAAACACAGCCGCCTGAACACGCATCCGGATGAAGCGGAGCAACGTCGCTCGGCCTAAAAAAATTCTTCCCTCCTTTCCTTCTTCGACTCTTCGTGTAAAAAACGTCCCGCTTGCTTTTGTTTTTTCGACAGTCTACACGCACCGCTTTGTCCGGTGCGTCTTTTTTTATCCGGCAGCAATCTTGGCAGCTTCTTGATAGCCTCTTGATACTAACTGGATATTTCCTCACTATACTGAACACAACAACGAAATTGACCGCAACAAGCGGCAACGAAGGAGGCATTCTTATGAACCTGTTTAACAAAAAAAATCTGACCGCCCTGGCAATCGGCGGACTCTTACTCAGCGGTATCGCGGCTCCCCTCGCCGTACAGGCGGCGGAAAATCCCCGCCCGCTTACCGTCGAGCAGCGAATGGGCGAGCGGAGTAAAATGACGCAGGAGTTCGGCGCACAATTCGGCATCAGCGAAAGCGAAATGCAGTCCTACCGTGAAAAAGGCGTCAGCATGCGCGATCTCGGACACGCTGCGATGCTGGCGAAGATCAGCGGCAAGCCGCTGGCCGACGTCATGGCTGCCAAAACACTGAACACGTCCTGGAAAGACCTGTCCCAATCGCTCGGCGTAACGCCGCAGCAAATGAAAGCGGCGCGCCAGGACATGATCGCCAGCCGCATGGAAAGCAAACTGAACATCAACAAGCAGACCAGCCTTGACCTGATGAACCAGGGCTACCGAACGAAGGATATCGCAGTCGCCGGCCTGCTCGCAGCGGATACCAATAAGTCGATCACCGATGTCTTAAGCCAAAAGAAGATCAACAATTCCTGGCATGACGTAGCAAATACGCTCGGCG
The Azotosporobacter soli DNA segment above includes these coding regions:
- a CDS encoding amino acid permease, with the protein product MFAKMIRTKSIRHILQQAEKGGGLRRTLGAWDLVLLGLGATIGTGIFVLTGIAAATHAGPAVVISFVISGIACIFAGLSYAELASTVPLSGSAYTYSYATLGECLAWLVGWNLVLEYAVSVASVAAGWSAYVTGLINTLFDLELPKTFTACPSLGGIMDLPAFAIVMLLTYLLVRGIKESTKANNLLVYVKVAAVLLFLALASPHVKLSNWTPFMPLGFSGVTSGAALVFFAYLGFDAVSTSAEECKNPQRDLPLGLIGSLLACTALYILVSGVLTGVVPYQELDTAEPVAYALKALGYRMGSALVAIGAITGITSVLLATLYGQSRIFFAMSRDGLIPPAICKIHPRYGTPYIITWLTGFLVAIAASLFPIDEVAELANIGTFFAFVTTSLGVLVLRKTKPDLHRPFKCPAVYLVAPIAVLLCGYLSLQLPAVTWWRFLVWSLLGLVFYLTYGIKHSRLNTHPDEAEQRRSA